A single region of the Desulfocurvibacter africanus subsp. africanus DSM 2603 genome encodes:
- a CDS encoding glycosyltransferase family 92 protein has translation MNYYTSICAIAKDEDHALKEWVIYHLMVGFEAVFIYDNNSKNPVRTLLADLVEEQLVHVIDWPVHEAPQLSAYAHYINNFKAVSRWTAFIDIDEFIVPKQASGMRDILAAYEDYAGLAVSWMMFGSNGHVSRPSGLCINSYANRLETSQHVKTIAQCRYLAKPLSPHHFEYLKDHYCVNTERVPVSGAFSYYTDDVCQMNHYYYKSQQDFCAKIERGFATKLKSRDGYDMAEFLRQAHRTGEPDFSISRYAVPLDRLMRRPAKFLKSLVQNHAGKSVDHFFQEILRQVNTGKGDKAEALVQSMLRYHPDHSGVQILASTFYRKKGDLGKARSCAINAIKNESKADSYYELLQAEQAMGNLEQCKQIAAFIRSSLGRLGQLTEAWDAKLRAAVAPAKAGE, from the coding sequence ATGAATTACTATACGTCCATATGCGCCATTGCCAAAGACGAAGATCACGCCCTCAAGGAATGGGTGATCTATCATCTGATGGTTGGCTTCGAAGCTGTCTTTATCTACGACAACAACAGCAAGAATCCTGTCCGCACGTTACTGGCGGACCTTGTCGAAGAGCAGCTTGTCCATGTCATCGATTGGCCAGTCCACGAAGCTCCGCAGCTTTCCGCTTATGCCCATTACATCAACAACTTCAAGGCCGTAAGTCGATGGACGGCCTTCATCGACATCGACGAGTTCATCGTTCCCAAGCAGGCATCCGGTATGAGGGATATCCTCGCTGCATATGAGGATTATGCCGGACTTGCCGTGTCCTGGATGATGTTCGGCTCCAACGGACATGTCTCTCGCCCATCCGGTTTGTGCATCAATTCCTATGCGAACAGGCTGGAAACGAGCCAGCATGTGAAGACCATTGCTCAGTGCAGATATTTGGCCAAGCCTCTTTCTCCACACCATTTCGAGTACTTAAAAGATCATTATTGCGTCAATACGGAGAGGGTTCCGGTTTCCGGAGCGTTCTCCTACTATACGGACGATGTATGCCAGATGAATCATTATTACTATAAATCGCAGCAGGACTTTTGCGCTAAGATTGAGCGTGGGTTCGCGACTAAGCTGAAAAGCCGCGATGGGTACGACATGGCGGAGTTCCTGCGGCAGGCCCACCGCACTGGTGAGCCGGATTTTTCCATCTCCAGATATGCCGTGCCGTTGGACCGCTTGATGCGCAGGCCGGCCAAATTCTTGAAATCGCTAGTCCAGAACCATGCCGGGAAATCCGTGGATCATTTCTTTCAAGAGATATTGCGGCAGGTCAACACTGGAAAAGGTGACAAGGCGGAGGCGCTTGTTCAGTCCATGCTGCGATACCATCCCGACCATTCTGGCGTACAAATCTTGGCCTCGACTTTCTATAGAAAGAAAGGCGATTTGGGGAAAGCTCGCTCCTGCGCGATCAACGCCATCAAAAATGAGAGCAAAGCAGATTCCTACTATGAACTGCTGCAAGCGGAGCAAGCCATGGGCAATCTTGAGCAGTGCAAGCAGATTGCTGCTTTCATTCGCAGTTCCTTGGGCAGGCTTGGACAGCTGACCGAAGCCTGGGATGCTAAACTGCGGGCGGCCGTGGCGCCAGCCAAAGCAGGGGAGTAG
- a CDS encoding OmpA family protein, with amino-acid sequence MKKIATKILLVCMCSALFAAGCTTDPYTGERQVSRAAIGAGAGAAAGAAGGAIFGGGDRGKRVLIGAGIGALAGGAVGGYMDYQESKLRQRLQGTGVSVTRQGDMIILNMPGNVTFDSGSAGIKPQFFEVLNSVAIVLKEYEKTYVDVLGHTDSTGSMNLNMRLSQDRAQSVAQYLISQGVQQERFLVRGMGPNQPIADNSTAAGRSQNRRVEIKLTPITQQ; translated from the coding sequence ATGAAAAAAATCGCTACTAAAATTCTTCTGGTTTGCATGTGCAGCGCGCTCTTCGCCGCGGGCTGCACCACCGATCCTTACACCGGCGAGCGCCAGGTCAGTCGGGCCGCCATAGGCGCTGGAGCCGGCGCGGCCGCGGGTGCGGCCGGAGGGGCCATCTTCGGCGGCGGTGACCGCGGTAAGCGCGTGCTCATCGGCGCGGGTATTGGAGCTTTGGCAGGCGGCGCCGTGGGTGGATACATGGACTACCAGGAATCCAAGCTGCGCCAGCGGTTGCAAGGCACGGGCGTCAGCGTGACCCGCCAGGGAGACATGATCATCCTGAACATGCCGGGCAACGTAACCTTTGACTCCGGCTCGGCGGGTATCAAGCCGCAGTTCTTCGAGGTGCTCAACTCCGTGGCTATCGTGCTCAAGGAGTATGAAAAGACCTACGTCGATGTTCTTGGTCACACTGATTCCACGGGGTCGATGAACCTGAATATGCGCTTGTCCCAAGATCGGGCCCAAAGCGTAGCCCAGTACCTCATCAGTCAGGGCGTGCAGCAGGAGCGCTTTCTTGTGCGCGGCATGGGTCCCAATCAGCCCATCGCCGACAACTCCACGGCGGCAGGCAGGTCCCAGAACCGTCGCGTGGAGATCAAACTTACGCCCATCACCCAGCAGTAG
- a CDS encoding Maf family protein has product MSPRGAYKTLGSLVLASASPRRSELLGLAGLEFEVLPGEAEPMPEEGEPPAEYACRAALAKAMDAFARRPENVVLAADTIVVLGTRILGKPSDEADALRTLRELAGRTHEVITGCAVCAPGRKPESFAVSTLVTMARVQDAALKAYVATGEPMDKAGSYAIQGHGGFLVQRIEGSYSNVVGLPVAEVLEAFSTWGIIAPRAE; this is encoded by the coding sequence ATGTCCCCCCGAGGAGCCTACAAGACGCTGGGCAGTCTGGTGCTGGCTTCAGCCTCGCCCAGGCGTAGCGAACTGCTGGGCTTGGCCGGCCTGGAGTTCGAGGTTCTGCCCGGCGAAGCCGAGCCGATGCCCGAGGAGGGTGAGCCGCCGGCGGAATACGCCTGCCGCGCGGCCTTGGCCAAAGCTATGGACGCCTTTGCCCGCCGACCCGAGAACGTGGTGCTGGCCGCCGACACCATAGTGGTTCTGGGCACTCGTATTTTGGGTAAACCCAGCGATGAGGCCGACGCGCTACGCACCCTGCGGGAACTGGCAGGCCGTACCCATGAGGTCATCACCGGCTGCGCTGTTTGCGCTCCAGGCCGCAAACCCGAGAGCTTCGCTGTATCCACCCTGGTGACCATGGCCAGAGTTCAGGATGCGGCGCTGAAAGCCTATGTGGCAACGGGCGAGCCCATGGACAAGGCCGGCAGCTACGCCATCCAGGGGCACGGAGGCTTCCTGGTGCAGCGCATCGAAGGCTCGTATTCCAATGTGGTTGGATTGCCTGTGGCGGAGGTGCTGGAGGCCTTTTCGACCTGGGGAATCATCGCGCCAAGGGCGGAATAA
- the arfB gene encoding alternative ribosome rescue aminoacyl-tRNA hydrolase ArfB has translation MSAESGKGPIPITNQVAIPEQELSFTFARSGGPGGQNVNKVNTKAVLRFDVVGSQSLGEEDKRLILERLASRLTKEGELVLASDATRSQEDNKRLTVLKLQQLLRAALRIQRPRKATRPSRAAKERRLATKKARGARKQERSGQGFDS, from the coding sequence ATGAGCGCGGAAAGCGGAAAGGGTCCTATCCCCATCACGAATCAGGTGGCCATCCCAGAGCAGGAGTTGTCCTTCACCTTTGCCAGGTCCGGCGGACCGGGTGGGCAGAATGTGAACAAGGTCAACACCAAGGCCGTGCTGCGCTTCGATGTGGTCGGCTCGCAAAGCCTGGGCGAAGAGGATAAGCGGCTCATCCTTGAGCGCTTGGCTTCCAGGCTGACCAAGGAGGGCGAGCTGGTGCTCGCCAGCGACGCCACGCGCAGCCAGGAAGACAACAAGCGTCTGACTGTGCTCAAGCTTCAGCAGCTCCTGCGTGCGGCCTTGCGCATACAGCGCCCGCGCAAGGCTACGCGACCCAGCCGTGCGGCCAAGGAGCGGCGGCTGGCCACCAAGAAGGCCAGGGGCGCCCGCAAACAGGAGCGCTCGGGCCAAGGTTTCGATTCCTAG
- the ybeY gene encoding rRNA maturation RNase YbeY, with amino-acid sequence MSVSLFTQAGLRLPPVFPLSRHEILELCDPLLDVLGLSGCSFDLHLVDDADIARRNAAFMGCVGPTNVLSFPAGSGDTKGTDVADVADVFEEGQDHWLGEIVLSVDTLEREAFLYGQQPREHLVRLLAHAVLHLAGHDHGEIMDALTEQAVEALGRS; translated from the coding sequence GTGTCCGTTTCCCTGTTCACTCAGGCCGGCCTGCGCCTCCCGCCGGTTTTTCCCTTGAGCCGTCACGAAATCCTGGAACTTTGCGATCCGCTTTTGGATGTCCTGGGCCTGTCCGGCTGCTCCTTTGACCTGCACCTGGTGGACGATGCCGATATTGCCAGGCGCAATGCCGCATTCATGGGCTGCGTGGGGCCGACCAATGTATTGAGCTTTCCGGCCGGATCAGGGGATACCAAAGGAACGGATGTGGCCGATGTGGCCGATGTGTTTGAAGAAGGGCAGGACCATTGGCTGGGCGAGATCGTCCTGTCCGTGGATACCCTGGAGCGCGAAGCCTTTCTATACGGGCAGCAGCCTCGAGAGCATCTGGTGCGCCTTTTGGCCCATGCCGTACTGCACCTGGCCGGACATGACCACGGCGAGATCATGGACGCCCTCACCGAGCAGGCCGTGGAAGCTCTGGGCAGGAGCTGA